One genomic window of Luteitalea pratensis includes the following:
- a CDS encoding sigma-54-dependent transcriptional regulator, protein MGSTVRTDTAPILIADDDDAVRASLALLLKQAGHRTHAVGTPDAAIEWLAQHPCALVLQDMNFSRRTSGDEGLELLRRIRETHPLLPVILITAWGSISLAVAGMRLGAADFVTKPWTNPALLQAVHTALRLAGTANGHDVAPITREDLDASYDFDAIVSADARMLKLLQLVGRVAATDASVLITGESGTGKELIADALHRNSHRRKKPFVKVNLGGISASLFESEMFGHVRGAFTDARHDRQGRFDLADGGTIFLDEIGDLDASSQVKLLRVLQDRTYEVLGSSQQRTVDVRVVAATNRSLADMVRRGEFREDLLYRINLITVHLPALRERPGDIPLLAHRFVQALAQHQGRESLVISPAAVKWLQALPWPGNIRQLKQWIERAALVTPGQVLDVDDFRATSEMEGASPRTAHDPLPPVGTMTMEEIERAMILKSLRHHGGNVSRVADSLGFSRAALYRRLEKYGISV, encoded by the coding sequence ATGGGCTCCACCGTCCGAACCGATACCGCACCGATCCTGATCGCGGACGATGACGATGCCGTGCGCGCGTCGCTGGCGCTGCTGCTGAAGCAGGCCGGCCACCGCACGCACGCCGTCGGCACGCCCGATGCGGCGATCGAGTGGCTGGCCCAGCACCCCTGCGCGCTGGTGCTGCAGGACATGAACTTCTCGCGTCGGACATCGGGCGACGAAGGCCTCGAGCTGCTGCGACGCATCCGGGAGACCCATCCCCTGCTGCCGGTGATCCTGATCACGGCGTGGGGATCGATTTCGCTGGCGGTGGCTGGCATGCGCCTCGGCGCCGCTGACTTCGTCACGAAACCCTGGACCAACCCGGCGCTGCTGCAGGCGGTGCACACCGCCCTGCGACTGGCGGGCACGGCCAACGGACACGATGTCGCGCCGATCACGCGAGAGGACCTCGACGCGAGTTACGACTTCGATGCGATCGTCAGCGCCGACGCGCGGATGCTCAAGCTGCTCCAGCTCGTCGGCCGGGTCGCCGCCACCGACGCATCGGTGTTGATCACGGGGGAAAGCGGCACCGGCAAGGAGCTCATCGCCGACGCGCTGCACCGCAACAGCCACCGGCGCAAGAAGCCGTTCGTCAAGGTGAATCTCGGCGGCATCTCGGCGTCCCTGTTCGAGAGCGAGATGTTCGGTCACGTGCGCGGCGCCTTCACCGATGCCAGGCACGACCGGCAGGGACGATTCGACCTGGCCGACGGCGGCACCATCTTTCTCGACGAGATTGGCGACCTCGACGCGTCATCGCAGGTCAAGTTGCTGCGCGTGCTCCAGGATCGGACATACGAGGTCCTCGGATCGAGCCAGCAGCGGACCGTCGACGTGCGCGTGGTCGCGGCGACCAACCGATCGCTGGCCGACATGGTGCGCCGTGGGGAATTCCGCGAGGACCTGCTGTACCGCATCAACCTGATTACCGTGCACCTGCCGGCACTGCGCGAGCGGCCAGGCGACATCCCGCTGCTCGCCCATCGCTTCGTGCAGGCATTGGCGCAGCACCAGGGTCGCGAGTCGCTCGTGATCAGCCCGGCCGCCGTCAAGTGGCTGCAGGCCCTTCCCTGGCCAGGCAACATCCGTCAGCTGAAGCAGTGGATTGAGCGTGCCGCGCTCGTGACCCCGGGCCAGGTGCTCGACGTCGACGACTTCCGCGCCACGTCCGAGATGGAAGGCGCCAGCCCGAGGACCGCCCACGACCCGCTGCCGCCGGTCGGCACCATGACGATGGAGGAGATCGAGCGCGCGATGATCCTGAAGTCGCTGCGACATCACGGCGGCAACGTCAGTCGCGTCGCAGATTCACTGGGCTTCAGCCGGGCTGCGCTGTATCGTCGACTGGAGAAATACGGAATCTCCGTGTGA
- the uxaC gene encoding glucuronate isomerase, protein MHPHRYFDPDPATRAIATDLYARVESLPLVCPHGHVDPKMLATNEPFPDPATLLVIPDHYVTRMLYSQGVRLEQLGIPSRDGTPVETDPRKVWQLFADHYPLYRGTPTGAWLQDEFEGVFGITERLSGANAMAIYDHLEACLARPEFLPRALYERFNIAVLCTTDAAGDTLEHHQAMRAEGWGNVRPTFRPDMAVTLSHPSWHAEIDRIGAATGESMATYASFIRGLEARRAFFKSMGATATDHAVLVPRTERLADADAAATYARALAGTATAEDADRFAAHMLMELARMSVDDGLVMQLHPGSFRNHNTRIFDRFGADRGCDIPIATEYTRNLHPLLNAYGNEPGFTLVLFTLDETTYSRELAPLAGHYPAVVLGPPWWFHDSIEGMLRFRHMATETAGFYNTAGFNDDTRAFPSIPARHDVARRVDATFLARLVTRHILDEADAHEIVVDLSARLVRKVYRLGE, encoded by the coding sequence ATGCACCCGCATCGGTACTTCGATCCGGATCCCGCCACCCGCGCGATCGCCACCGACCTCTATGCCCGCGTCGAGTCGCTGCCGCTGGTGTGCCCGCACGGCCACGTCGATCCGAAGATGCTCGCGACCAACGAGCCGTTCCCCGATCCGGCGACCCTGCTGGTCATCCCCGATCACTACGTGACGCGGATGCTCTACTCGCAGGGCGTGCGGCTCGAGCAGTTGGGCATACCCTCACGTGACGGCACGCCCGTCGAGACCGACCCACGCAAGGTCTGGCAGCTCTTCGCCGACCACTACCCGCTCTATCGCGGCACGCCGACCGGCGCATGGCTGCAGGACGAATTCGAAGGCGTGTTCGGCATCACCGAGAGGCTGTCTGGCGCCAACGCGATGGCGATCTACGACCACCTCGAAGCCTGCCTGGCCAGGCCGGAGTTCCTGCCGCGGGCGCTGTACGAGCGGTTCAACATCGCGGTGCTGTGCACCACGGACGCAGCCGGCGACACCCTGGAGCACCACCAGGCCATGCGGGCCGAGGGCTGGGGCAACGTCAGGCCGACGTTCCGGCCCGACATGGCGGTGACGCTGTCGCACCCGTCGTGGCATGCCGAGATCGACCGCATCGGCGCAGCCACTGGGGAGTCGATGGCGACCTACGCCTCGTTCATCAGGGGGCTCGAGGCCAGGCGCGCCTTCTTCAAGTCGATGGGCGCGACGGCCACCGACCATGCCGTGCTCGTTCCCCGCACCGAGCGGCTCGCCGACGCTGACGCCGCGGCGACGTATGCGCGGGCACTGGCCGGGACGGCCACGGCCGAGGACGCCGATCGCTTCGCCGCACACATGCTGATGGAGCTGGCGCGCATGAGCGTGGACGACGGCCTCGTGATGCAATTGCATCCGGGCAGTTTCCGCAACCACAACACACGGATCTTCGACCGCTTCGGCGCCGACCGGGGCTGCGACATCCCGATCGCCACCGAGTACACGCGCAACCTCCATCCGCTGCTCAACGCCTACGGCAACGAGCCGGGCTTCACGCTCGTGCTGTTCACCCTGGACGAGACCACCTACAGCCGTGAGCTGGCGCCCCTGGCCGGTCACTACCCCGCCGTCGTCCTCGGCCCGCCCTGGTGGTTCCACGACAGCATCGAGGGCATGCTGCGGTTCCGCCACATGGCCACCGAGACCGCCGGCTTCTACAACACGGCGGGGTTCAACGACGACACGCGTGCGTTCCCCTCGATCCCGGCACGACACGACGTGGCCAGGCGGGTCGACGCGACCTTCCTGGCGCGACTGGTCACCCGTCATATCCTCGACGAGGCCGACGCGCACGAGATCGTGGTCGATCTGAGTGCGAGGCTGGTGCGCAAGGTCTACCGGCTGGGGGAGTAA
- a CDS encoding DoxX family protein, whose product MSQITPAGTPTLSSYILRSVAVADDVLERRPRVTTRARRIGVVVTALPVLFLLVDALVKVLGVAAATEAAAQLGWSEPLLLPLGVLELMCLALYLVPQTAVLGAILWTGYLGGAVATHVRIGNPMLSHALFPVYVGALLWLGLWLRDARLRALLPFTTRR is encoded by the coding sequence ATGAGCCAGATCACACCCGCCGGCACCCCCACGCTCTCGTCCTACATCCTCCGATCCGTCGCCGTCGCTGATGATGTCCTCGAACGTCGTCCTCGCGTGACGACGCGCGCCCGTCGCATCGGCGTGGTCGTCACGGCGTTGCCCGTGCTCTTCCTGCTCGTCGATGCCCTGGTGAAGGTGCTCGGCGTGGCGGCCGCGACTGAAGCTGCGGCACAGCTGGGCTGGTCGGAACCGCTGCTGTTGCCGCTCGGCGTCCTGGAACTGATGTGCCTCGCGCTGTACCTGGTGCCGCAGACCGCCGTGCTTGGGGCGATCCTCTGGACGGGATACCTCGGCGGCGCCGTGGCGACGCACGTGCGCATCGGCAATCCGATGCTCAGCCACGCGCTGTTTCCCGTCTACGTCGGGGCGCTGCTGTGGCTCGGACTCTGGCTGCGCGACGCGCGTCTGCGAGCGCTGCTGCCGTTTACGACGCGACGCTGA
- a CDS encoding putative quinol monooxygenase has product MPQLQVLDPADQVSRPTPARRIVGHMIVEYIRYSIPEDGRDAFVDAYERAARALAASQHCLTYELSSCDEDPSQYVLRIEWDSSKGHLEGFRRSEHFRAFLPHIQPYVKAIAEMRHYTPTRVAGAGGGHASG; this is encoded by the coding sequence GTGCCTCAGCTGCAGGTCTTGGACCCGGCCGATCAGGTGAGCCGCCCGACGCCGGCACGCCGTATCGTAGGGCACATGATCGTCGAGTACATCCGCTACAGCATCCCCGAGGACGGACGCGATGCGTTCGTCGACGCCTACGAGCGTGCGGCCCGTGCCCTGGCCGCGTCGCAGCATTGTCTGACTTACGAGCTCTCGTCGTGCGACGAAGATCCTTCGCAGTACGTGCTCCGCATCGAGTGGGATTCGAGCAAGGGGCACCTCGAGGGCTTTCGTCGCAGCGAGCACTTCAGGGCGTTCCTGCCGCACATCCAGCCTTACGTCAAGGCAATCGCCGAGATGCGGCACTACACGCCGACGCGCGTTGCGGGGGCCGGGGGTGGACACGCTTCCGGCTGA
- a CDS encoding MmcQ/YjbR family DNA-binding protein has protein sequence MTADDFRDLLLDFEGVVEGAHMGHPDFRLQGRIFASLMADGLRANVKLAPEEQAAFVDEAPVTFTPAAGAWGRQGWTAIQLPAAKDSAVRGACVLAWQAALAAPPRKPPRRRTSSARR, from the coding sequence GTGACAGCGGATGACTTCCGCGACCTGCTTCTGGACTTCGAGGGCGTCGTGGAAGGCGCCCACATGGGCCACCCGGACTTCCGGCTGCAGGGTCGCATCTTCGCAAGCCTGATGGCCGACGGCTTACGGGCCAACGTGAAGCTCGCGCCAGAGGAGCAGGCGGCCTTCGTGGACGAAGCGCCAGTCACGTTCACTCCAGCGGCCGGCGCCTGGGGCCGCCAGGGCTGGACGGCGATCCAGTTACCCGCCGCGAAAGACTCGGCAGTACGCGGAGCCTGCGTCCTCGCGTGGCAGGCGGCGCTGGCCGCCCCGCCACGCAAGCCCCCGCGTCGCCGCACGTCAAGCGCCAGGCGTTGA
- a CDS encoding sensor histidine kinase, protein MTLRRLFYAYLLVLHVVMGVLAWRLARQSPWGLLAIEGGLVLSTMVGAWLVDRLLRAHALVRESAQLLEESDYTTRFRPTGQAEIDRLIEIYNRMADALRAERVRVREQHHFLQSLLEVSPSGAVILDHDERVDFLNPAAAALLGPDVRPGVPAVGQHTPLSEVILALARASSAVVTLPGGRRAKASRGTFMDRGFSRTFLLIEELTEELRQAEKAAYEKLIRMLSHEVNNSVAASNSLLTSCLVFAGQLPGESRADLEGALHVVMNRTAQLGAFMKAFADVVRLPEPRLGPCDLRDLVSHLARLMAAEAERRHVAIVLELVPVPIVQLDRTLMEQALVNVLKNAIEAADHDGQVVIRTGGDGRQTFLQIEDSGPGLAPEVRAHLFTPFFSTKESGQGIGLTLVQEILTRHGFAFTLDGPEGGPTRFTIWFS, encoded by the coding sequence GTGACGCTGCGGCGCCTCTTCTACGCCTACCTGCTCGTGCTGCACGTCGTGATGGGCGTGCTGGCGTGGCGCCTCGCCAGGCAATCACCGTGGGGGCTGCTCGCGATCGAGGGCGGGCTCGTGCTCTCGACGATGGTCGGGGCCTGGCTGGTCGACCGCCTGCTGCGCGCCCATGCCCTCGTCCGCGAGAGTGCGCAGCTGCTCGAGGAGAGCGACTACACGACCCGCTTCCGGCCGACCGGCCAGGCCGAGATCGATCGGCTCATCGAAATCTACAACCGCATGGCCGACGCGCTGCGCGCCGAGCGGGTCCGCGTGCGCGAACAGCACCACTTCCTCCAGAGCCTGCTGGAGGTGTCGCCGTCGGGCGCCGTCATCCTGGATCACGACGAACGGGTCGACTTCCTCAACCCCGCCGCGGCGGCGCTGCTCGGACCCGACGTCCGTCCTGGTGTGCCCGCGGTAGGCCAGCACACGCCGCTCAGTGAAGTGATCCTCGCGCTCGCGCGCGCGTCGTCGGCGGTGGTCACCTTGCCCGGCGGGCGCAGGGCCAAGGCCAGTCGCGGCACGTTCATGGACCGGGGTTTCAGCCGCACGTTCCTGCTGATCGAGGAACTGACCGAGGAACTGCGGCAGGCGGAGAAGGCCGCCTACGAGAAGCTGATCCGCATGCTGTCGCACGAGGTGAACAACTCCGTGGCCGCGTCCAATTCGCTGCTCACGTCATGCCTCGTCTTCGCCGGGCAGCTGCCCGGCGAAAGCCGCGCCGACCTGGAAGGGGCGCTGCACGTGGTGATGAACCGCACCGCGCAGTTGGGCGCCTTCATGAAGGCGTTTGCCGACGTCGTCCGACTGCCCGAGCCGCGCCTTGGGCCGTGCGACCTGCGCGACCTGGTCAGCCACCTGGCGCGGCTGATGGCGGCCGAGGCCGAGAGGCGCCACGTCGCCATCGTCCTGGAACTCGTGCCGGTGCCCATCGTGCAGCTCGATCGGACGCTGATGGAACAGGCACTCGTCAACGTCCTCAAGAACGCGATCGAGGCGGCGGATCACGACGGCCAGGTGGTGATCCGGACGGGTGGCGATGGCCGCCAGACGTTCCTGCAGATCGAGGACAGCGGCCCGGGCCTCGCCCCGGAAGTACGCGCGCACCTGTTCACGCCCTTCTTCAGCACCAAGGAGTCCGGACAGGGCATCGGCCTGACGCTGGTTCAGGAGATTCTTACGCGTCATGGCTTCGCCTTCACGCTGGACGGCCCCGAGGGCGGCCCGACCCGTTTCACGATCTGGTTCTCGTAA
- a CDS encoding DMT family transporter → MKRWLDVVRIRVAWMLACLLWSGTFLFIRIGVSDVGPFTFAAARLVIALLVLGPLVVARREWVAWTRDDVRAVMGAGLLLLGANYALVYWGARHVPSGLMAILLATTPIVALGLGAVLGKETITARKVAAMSLGFLGVVAIVGTEATAPGAGGLHGAAAVLASTCCVAGAYVWMKGRTGRVPPLSMATLQSGSGLIVLAGLALIHEGSPLDARWSASALGALAYLGWAGSVVAFWLNYWLLARMDTSAMLMMGVAEVPIAVSLGAVILGERLPPGTWLGAACIVASVWLGPLQRVNSPATTTPARPSSTDPPTR, encoded by the coding sequence GTGAAACGCTGGCTCGATGTCGTGCGTATTCGCGTGGCCTGGATGCTGGCGTGCCTGTTGTGGAGCGGGACCTTCCTGTTCATCCGCATCGGTGTGTCCGACGTCGGCCCGTTCACCTTCGCTGCGGCACGGCTGGTTATCGCGCTGCTCGTGCTCGGGCCGCTGGTGGTCGCGCGCCGCGAGTGGGTCGCGTGGACCCGCGACGACGTGCGGGCAGTGATGGGCGCCGGACTGCTGCTCCTCGGCGCGAACTACGCGCTCGTCTACTGGGGCGCCCGCCACGTGCCTTCCGGATTGATGGCGATACTGCTCGCCACGACGCCCATCGTCGCGCTCGGCCTCGGGGCCGTGCTCGGCAAGGAGACGATCACGGCGCGCAAGGTCGCCGCCATGTCCCTGGGCTTCCTGGGTGTGGTGGCGATCGTCGGCACCGAGGCAACGGCGCCGGGTGCCGGCGGCCTGCACGGCGCGGCCGCGGTCCTCGCGAGTACGTGTTGCGTGGCCGGCGCCTATGTCTGGATGAAGGGACGTACAGGCCGTGTGCCGCCATTGTCGATGGCGACGCTACAGAGCGGCAGCGGCCTGATCGTGCTCGCCGGCCTGGCACTGATTCACGAAGGATCCCCGCTCGACGCGCGCTGGAGTGCGAGCGCGCTCGGCGCACTCGCTTATCTTGGCTGGGCCGGGTCGGTCGTCGCCTTCTGGCTGAATTACTGGCTGCTCGCGCGGATGGACACGTCGGCGATGCTGATGATGGGCGTGGCCGAAGTGCCGATCGCCGTATCCCTCGGGGCGGTGATCCTCGGGGAGCGGCTGCCTCCAGGCACATGGCTGGGGGCGGCCTGCATCGTCGCGAGCGTGTGGCTCGGTCCCCTGCAGCGTGTCAACTCGCCTGCAACGACAACACCTGCTCGACCGTCCAGCACAGACCCACCAACGCGATGA
- a CDS encoding VOC family protein, whose protein sequence is MALKTVNAYLNFDGTASDAIALYERALGANVQYLQRFGEMPGSTFTGDDANRVMHATLALGSGTLMISDSMPGAAPSRGTAIQVCIQYDGTDDVDRHFAAMSEGAQVTMPLENTFWGARFGTLTDRYGVNWMFNAELPK, encoded by the coding sequence TTGGCTCTCAAGACCGTGAATGCCTACCTCAATTTCGATGGTACGGCGTCGGACGCCATCGCGCTCTACGAGCGCGCGCTCGGTGCCAACGTGCAGTATCTGCAGCGCTTCGGCGAGATGCCAGGGAGCACGTTCACGGGCGATGACGCCAATCGCGTGATGCACGCGACGCTGGCGCTGGGCAGCGGGACCCTGATGATCAGCGACAGCATGCCGGGGGCGGCTCCCTCACGCGGCACGGCGATCCAGGTCTGCATCCAGTACGACGGCACCGACGACGTCGACCGGCATTTCGCCGCGATGTCGGAAGGCGCACAGGTCACGATGCCGCTCGAGAACACCTTCTGGGGCGCCCGGTTCGGCACACTCACCGACCGGTATGGCGTCAACTGGATGTTCAACGCCGAGTTGCCGAAGTGA